TGATGAGCTGCGCGATCTGCAGGAGGCGTTGCCCTAACTGTGAGCGGGGATACCGCGCGTCGGCGGCGGGCCGATACTGCTGCGGGTTCGCGGCCCGCAGCACCTTGAGCGCCTCGAACATATCGCTGCCGCTGCCGTGAATGAGATCGGCGGACCCGGTGCGATACAGCGCCTCGAGTCGACGTTCCGCATCACCGCCGGCACTGCGGATGGAGAACTCGTCGATGGAGTTCATGGCCACCACGGGCGACGATCCCTCCAGGATGCGCGGCGTCTGCGTCGTCATGGCCACGGCGCGGAAAGGTGTCTTGCCGGCATTGACCGTGGCATCGGCATTGGCGCTGCCGCTGCGGCGGGTGTCTTGCACGGCACACGCTTCACAGGTGCCCTGAACCGCGAGATACCGATTGAGCCAGCCGTCCGGCGTGCCTTTGCGATCGGGCGTGCCGGTTTCCATGTAGTCCTGCGCGTCGAAGTGCGAACGGGTGGCGCTGGGACTGCCGACGGCGTGAATGGGCGCCAGCAGCCCCCGGTCCCACAGCGGCTTGAACGAAGCCAGCGATGGATGCAATCCGAAGAATCCATCGAGATCGATGACGCCCTGCGGGCCATTGGTACGGGCTGGTGTCGCGATCGCGAGTTGGGGCCGCGCGGCGTAGTACTCAGGGTCGCCGAACGGCACGAGCACGTTGAGGGCATCCGCCGCGCCGCGCTGGAAGAGCACGATCAGGGTCTTGCCGCGAGCGGCGCGGGGCAGATCCATGGCCAGCGCCGTGCGGCGCAGGAAACTCGGACTCAGGCCGAGGGTGAGGAGCGCCAATGCCCCGCTCTTGAGAAAGATGCGTCGTTCCATGTTCGTTCCGTGTGCGTCTGATGTTCGTCCGGTCAGTGAAGCGTCGCTGGCGATTCCGCAGAGTTGCCGTGGTGTTTCACCGGCGCTGGAATTCGGGCGCGCCCAGCGCGAGTCCCACGATCTGCGCGAATCCCGCGACACTGGTCTTCGTGTCACCGGATGCGCGGCGCTCGAGAAACGGATTGGTGCCCGTGAGCAGCACCTGGCGGGTATCGGTCGACGCGGCGCCGCCGAGCAGTTCACGGATCACGCCGTCCACCTGCTGTTCGCGCGGGAGCGAGGTCAGTGTTTTTGATGCCGGCCAGTTGGCGAGCTTCACGCCCGGCACCCGTCCGCCGGCGGCGGCCAGGCCGAAGTTGATGCGGTTGAGGATCGCGCCGGTGTTCATCCACGCGTCGCCCGTTTCCGGATATCCGTTGGGTGCCTGATGTCCGAAGATCGGTTGGCCGAGGCGACTCACGAGTTGCGCGGCGCGTGGGGTGGAATCGGGGGCCGCGTCCATGGCCCGCAGGGTGCTGACCACGAGTTCGAAGGGGGACTTCACCTTGGCGCGATAGGCATCGGCGCTGAAGAATTCCGGACTCGTGACGATGGTGCGCAGCACGGCGCGGATATCGCCATCGGTGGCGCGGAACGTGGCCGCGGCCCGTTCCACGAGGGCAGCCGGTGGTGTGTCGCTCACGAAGCGACGGGCGAGTTTGGTGGCGATGAACGTGGCGGTTTTTGGATGACGCGCCAGCAGATCCAGCACGGCCTCGCCTTCCTCGATCCCCCGGCCGGCGGGGAACGAGTGCCCCAGAATCACCTTCGCCCCGGCGTCGTGCACCTGCGGCCGGAAGACGAATGACCCACCCTGCGCTCCCCGATCGAGGGTCCATCCCGTGAGGGCGCGTGCCACTTCGATGACGTCCTGCTGTGTGTATCCGCCGTCCACGCCCAGTGTGTGCAATTCCATCAGCTCACGGGCGTAGTTCTCGTTGAGACCGCGGCGACGTGATGTGACCGGCGGCGGCATCGGCGGGGAATCGGACGTCGAATTCGGTGAGGTTGGGCGCCCGGCGATGCGGACGTTCGGACGCGCATTGGGACGCGCGTTCGGACGGGTACCGGGGCGGAGGCCGGGACGCATAGCGGCGCGAGGGGGCTGCAGCACCGGGCGCCCGCTGTCGGCCACGCTCTGCCAGTTGTCGAGGTAGTAGAGCATGGCGCCGCTGTGGGCCACGGCCCCGAGCAGATCGCGGAACTTGCCCAGGGCGTGCGGACGGATGACCTGGGTGTCGAATTCCGGCAGGTAGTACCGCACCCGATCCTTGCCGGAGAAGACGTTGAAGTGATTCTCCCAGAAATCCACCATCACTTCCTCGAGCTGGCGATCGCTCAGCACCGC
The sequence above is drawn from the Gemmatimonas aurantiaca genome and encodes:
- a CDS encoding DUF1501 domain-containing protein — its product is MERRIFLKSGALALLTLGLSPSFLRRTALAMDLPRAARGKTLIVLFQRGAADALNVLVPFGDPEYYAARPQLAIATPARTNGPQGVIDLDGFFGLHPSLASFKPLWDRGLLAPIHAVGSPSATRSHFDAQDYMETGTPDRKGTPDGWLNRYLAVQGTCEACAVQDTRRSGSANADATVNAGKTPFRAVAMTTQTPRILEGSSPVVAMNSIDEFSIRSAGGDAERRLEALYRTGSADLIHGSGSDMFEALKVLRAANPQQYRPAADARYPRSQLGQRLLQIAQLIKANVGLEVAFADVGGWDTHVNQGGAQGQLANRLTDFADSIGALVTDLGDRMEDVVILTCSEFGRTVRQNGTGGTDHGHAGAMFVIGGALRTSRKVFGTWPGLAREQLYEGRDLALTTDFRAVFSEVTARHLGADTLSQLFPGYTGSHSDWLGLLQA
- a CDS encoding DUF1800 domain-containing protein; its protein translation is MNQGSPDPAYQYTAVHAPTASATPAGTRRATPRERPRNTRPTRDTGSHRHLPRALSVLLVPWALACASGNTGSSRPESALPTSRDRSFQPPSAALLAAREQTADQQVQQVLNRLAFGPRPGDAAAVRTMGVDRWIDRQLHPDRIPDTATTAFLAHYETLRRSSEELYTDYPPPAQALAQLQREQQRRGGTVTAEDSARIREQGRRAGLPLAELTSSRVARAVLSDRQLEEVMVDFWENHFNVFSGKDRVRYYLPEFDTQVIRPHALGKFRDLLGAVAHSGAMLYYLDNWQSVADSGRPVLQPPRAAMRPGLRPGTRPNARPNARPNVRIAGRPTSPNSTSDSPPMPPPVTSRRRGLNENYARELMELHTLGVDGGYTQQDVIEVARALTGWTLDRGAQGGSFVFRPQVHDAGAKVILGHSFPAGRGIEEGEAVLDLLARHPKTATFIATKLARRFVSDTPPAALVERAAATFRATDGDIRAVLRTIVTSPEFFSADAYRAKVKSPFELVVSTLRAMDAAPDSTPRAAQLVSRLGQPIFGHQAPNGYPETGDAWMNTGAILNRINFGLAAAGGRVPGVKLANWPASKTLTSLPREQQVDGVIRELLGGAASTDTRQVLLTGTNPFLERRASGDTKTSVAGFAQIVGLALGAPEFQRR